The following coding sequences are from one Microtus pennsylvanicus isolate mMicPen1 chromosome 1, mMicPen1.hap1, whole genome shotgun sequence window:
- the Ankrd13a gene encoding ankyrin repeat domain-containing protein 13A isoform X3, producing the protein MTSRSEAKWEIPENSSLPNAEALDPRGRTLLHLAVSLGHLESARVLLRHKADVTKENGQGWTVLHEAVSTGDPEMVYTVLQHRDYHNTSMALEGVPELLHKILEAPDFYVQMKWEFTSWVPLVSRICPNDVCRIWKSGAKLRVDITLLGFENMSWIRGRRSFIFKGGDNWAELMEVNHDDRVVTTEHFDLSQEMERLTLDLMKPKSREVERRLTSPVINTSLDTKNIAFERTKSGFWGWRTDKAEVVNGYEAKVYTVNNVSVITKIRTEHLTEEEKKRYKEDRNPLESLLGTVEHQFGAQGQDLTTECATVNNPTAITPDEYFDEDFDLKDRDIGRPKELTIRTQKFKATLWMCEEFPLSLVEQVIPIIDLMARTSAHFARLRDFIKLDFPPGFPVKIEIPLFHVLNARITFGNVNGCSTAEESHNVEGIQADTASEVTNFEVDQSVFEIPESYHVQDNGRNVHLQDEDYEIMQFAIQQSLLESSRSQELSGPASNGGISPTHSYEAQYERAIQESLLTTMEGSCPGALSESSRFDSDLQLAMELSAKELAEQELRLQEEEAELQQVLRLSLTEK; encoded by the exons ATGACCAGCCGGTCTGAAGCTAAGTGGGAAATTCCAGAGAACTCGTCCTTGCCG AATGCAGAGGCCCTGGACCCACGGGGTCGGACGTTATTGCATCTTGCGGTTTCTTTGGGACATTTGGAATCTGCTCGAGTCTTGCTGCGACATAAAGCAGATGTGACCAAAGAAAATGGCCAGGGATGGACAG ttttacaTGAAGCAGTGAGCACGGGTGACCCCGAGATGGTGTACACAGTCCTGCAGCATCGAGACTACCACAACACATCCATGGCCCTCGAAGGTGTACCTGAGCTGCTACACAAAATTCTTGAG GCTCCGGATTTCTATGTGCAGATGAAATGGGAGTTCACCAGCTGGG TGCCCTTGGTTTCTAGAATATGCCCCAATGATGTCTGTCGCATCTGGAAGAGTGGTGCGAAGCTGCGCGTGGACATCACTCTGCTGGGGTTTGAAAACATGAGCTGGATAAGAGGGAGACGAAGTTTCATATTTAAGGGAGGAG ACAACTGGGCAGAGCTGATGGAAGTCAACCACGATGACAGAGTGGTCACCACTGAACACTTTGATCTTTCCCAAGAAATGGAGCGCCTCACCCTGGACCTCATGAAGCCAAAAAGCAGGGAGGTTGAACGGCGGCTCACAAGCCCAGTCATCAACACCAGCCTTGACACTAAGAATATCGCCTTTGAAAG AACTAAATCCGGATTCTGGGGCTGGAGGACAGATAAAGCAGAAGTTGTTAATGGTTACGAAGCAAAG GTTTACACAGTAAACAATGTGAGTGTGATAACCAAAATACGGACAGAACACCTGacggaggaggaaaagaagagatatAAAG AGGACCGGAATCCACTGGAGTCTCTGCTGGGAACTGTGGAACATCAGTTTGGTGCTCAAGGG CAGGACCTCACCACAGAGTGTGCCACCGTAAATAACCCCACGGCCATCACACCCGATGAGTACTTTGATGAAGACTTTGATCTGAAAGACAGGGACATTGGAAGGCCAAAAGAGCTGACGATTAGAACACAAAA GTTTAAAGCTACACTGTGGATGTGCGAAGAGTTCCCTCTCTCCCTTGTGGAGCAGGTCATTCCTATCATTGACCTCATGGCTCGAACCAGTGCTCATTTTGCAAGACTGAGAGATTTTATCAAATTGGACTTTCCTCCTGGATTCCCTGTCAAAATAG AAATCCCCTTGTTTCACGTTTTGAACGCACGGATTACATTTGGAAATGTTAATGGCTGTAGCACTGCTGAAGAGAGTCACAATGTGGAGGGGATCCAGGCCGACACAG CTTCCGAGGTCACAAACTTCGAGGTTGATCAGTCTGTGTTTGAAATCCCTGAATCCTATCATGTTCAAGACAACGGCAGGAACGTGCATCTCCAAGATGAGGACTATGAGATAATGCAGTTTGCCATCCAGCAGAGCCTGTTGGAGTCCAGCAGGAGCCAG GAACTTTCAGGACCAGCTTCAAATGGAGGGATCAGCCCCACCCACAGCTATGAAGCCCAGTATGAAAG GGCCATCCAGGAGAGCCTTCTAACCACCATGGAAGGCTCGTGCCCAGGTGCCCTCAGTGAGTCGAGCCGTTTTGATAGTGACCTGCAGCTGGCCATGGAGCTATCTGCCAAAGAGCTGGCGGAACAGGAGCTAAGGCTCCAGGAGGAAGAGGCCGAACTCCAGCAAGTCTTACGGCTGTCACTCACTGAGAAGTAG
- the Ankrd13a gene encoding ankyrin repeat domain-containing protein 13A isoform X1: MSSARDASSRFPLHLLVWNNDYRQLEKELRGQNAEALDPRGRTLLHLAVSLGHLESARVLLRHKADVTKENGQGWTVLHEAVSTGDPEMVYTVLQHRDYHNTSMALEGVPELLHKILEAPDFYVQMKWEFTSWVPLVSRICPNDVCRIWKSGAKLRVDITLLGFENMSWIRGRRSFIFKGGDNWAELMEVNHDDRVVTTEHFDLSQEMERLTLDLMKPKSREVERRLTSPVINTSLDTKNIAFERTKSGFWGWRTDKAEVVNGYEAKVYTVNNVSVITKIRTEHLTEEEKKRYKEDRNPLESLLGTVEHQFGAQGQDLTTECATVNNPTAITPDEYFDEDFDLKDRDIGRPKELTIRTQKFKATLWMCEEFPLSLVEQVIPIIDLMARTSAHFARLRDFIKLDFPPGFPVKIEIPLFHVLNARITFGNVNGCSTAEESHNVEGIQADTASEVTNFEVDQSVFEIPESYHVQDNGRNVHLQDEDYEIMQFAIQQSLLESSRSQELSGPASNGGISPTHSYEAQYERAIQESLLTTMEGSCPGALSESSRFDSDLQLAMELSAKELAEQELRLQEEEAELQQVLRLSLTEK; the protein is encoded by the exons ATGTCCTCAGCCCGCGACGCCAGCAGCCGCTTCCCGCTGCACCTTTTGGTCTGGAACAACGACTACCGgcagctggagaaggagctgcgggGCCAG AATGCAGAGGCCCTGGACCCACGGGGTCGGACGTTATTGCATCTTGCGGTTTCTTTGGGACATTTGGAATCTGCTCGAGTCTTGCTGCGACATAAAGCAGATGTGACCAAAGAAAATGGCCAGGGATGGACAG ttttacaTGAAGCAGTGAGCACGGGTGACCCCGAGATGGTGTACACAGTCCTGCAGCATCGAGACTACCACAACACATCCATGGCCCTCGAAGGTGTACCTGAGCTGCTACACAAAATTCTTGAG GCTCCGGATTTCTATGTGCAGATGAAATGGGAGTTCACCAGCTGGG TGCCCTTGGTTTCTAGAATATGCCCCAATGATGTCTGTCGCATCTGGAAGAGTGGTGCGAAGCTGCGCGTGGACATCACTCTGCTGGGGTTTGAAAACATGAGCTGGATAAGAGGGAGACGAAGTTTCATATTTAAGGGAGGAG ACAACTGGGCAGAGCTGATGGAAGTCAACCACGATGACAGAGTGGTCACCACTGAACACTTTGATCTTTCCCAAGAAATGGAGCGCCTCACCCTGGACCTCATGAAGCCAAAAAGCAGGGAGGTTGAACGGCGGCTCACAAGCCCAGTCATCAACACCAGCCTTGACACTAAGAATATCGCCTTTGAAAG AACTAAATCCGGATTCTGGGGCTGGAGGACAGATAAAGCAGAAGTTGTTAATGGTTACGAAGCAAAG GTTTACACAGTAAACAATGTGAGTGTGATAACCAAAATACGGACAGAACACCTGacggaggaggaaaagaagagatatAAAG AGGACCGGAATCCACTGGAGTCTCTGCTGGGAACTGTGGAACATCAGTTTGGTGCTCAAGGG CAGGACCTCACCACAGAGTGTGCCACCGTAAATAACCCCACGGCCATCACACCCGATGAGTACTTTGATGAAGACTTTGATCTGAAAGACAGGGACATTGGAAGGCCAAAAGAGCTGACGATTAGAACACAAAA GTTTAAAGCTACACTGTGGATGTGCGAAGAGTTCCCTCTCTCCCTTGTGGAGCAGGTCATTCCTATCATTGACCTCATGGCTCGAACCAGTGCTCATTTTGCAAGACTGAGAGATTTTATCAAATTGGACTTTCCTCCTGGATTCCCTGTCAAAATAG AAATCCCCTTGTTTCACGTTTTGAACGCACGGATTACATTTGGAAATGTTAATGGCTGTAGCACTGCTGAAGAGAGTCACAATGTGGAGGGGATCCAGGCCGACACAG CTTCCGAGGTCACAAACTTCGAGGTTGATCAGTCTGTGTTTGAAATCCCTGAATCCTATCATGTTCAAGACAACGGCAGGAACGTGCATCTCCAAGATGAGGACTATGAGATAATGCAGTTTGCCATCCAGCAGAGCCTGTTGGAGTCCAGCAGGAGCCAG GAACTTTCAGGACCAGCTTCAAATGGAGGGATCAGCCCCACCCACAGCTATGAAGCCCAGTATGAAAG GGCCATCCAGGAGAGCCTTCTAACCACCATGGAAGGCTCGTGCCCAGGTGCCCTCAGTGAGTCGAGCCGTTTTGATAGTGACCTGCAGCTGGCCATGGAGCTATCTGCCAAAGAGCTGGCGGAACAGGAGCTAAGGCTCCAGGAGGAAGAGGCCGAACTCCAGCAAGTCTTACGGCTGTCACTCACTGAGAAGTAG
- the Ankrd13a gene encoding ankyrin repeat domain-containing protein 13A isoform X2 — MSSARDASSRFPLHLLVWNNDYRQLEKELRGQNAEALDPRGRTLLHLAVSLGHLESARVLLRHKADVTKENGQGWTVLHEAVSTGDPEMVYTVLQHRDYHNTSMALEGVPELLHKILEAPDFYVQMKWEFTSWVPLVSRICPNDVCRIWKSGAKLRVDITLLGFENMSWIRGRRSFIFKGGDNWAELMEVNHDDRVVTTEHFDLSQEMERLTLDLMKPKSREVERRLTSPVINTSLDTKNIAFERTKSGFWGWRTDKAEVVNGYEAKVYTVNNVSVITKIRTEHLTEEEKKRYKEDRNPLESLLGTVEHQFGAQGDLTTECATVNNPTAITPDEYFDEDFDLKDRDIGRPKELTIRTQKFKATLWMCEEFPLSLVEQVIPIIDLMARTSAHFARLRDFIKLDFPPGFPVKIEIPLFHVLNARITFGNVNGCSTAEESHNVEGIQADTASEVTNFEVDQSVFEIPESYHVQDNGRNVHLQDEDYEIMQFAIQQSLLESSRSQELSGPASNGGISPTHSYEAQYERAIQESLLTTMEGSCPGALSESSRFDSDLQLAMELSAKELAEQELRLQEEEAELQQVLRLSLTEK, encoded by the exons ATGTCCTCAGCCCGCGACGCCAGCAGCCGCTTCCCGCTGCACCTTTTGGTCTGGAACAACGACTACCGgcagctggagaaggagctgcgggGCCAG AATGCAGAGGCCCTGGACCCACGGGGTCGGACGTTATTGCATCTTGCGGTTTCTTTGGGACATTTGGAATCTGCTCGAGTCTTGCTGCGACATAAAGCAGATGTGACCAAAGAAAATGGCCAGGGATGGACAG ttttacaTGAAGCAGTGAGCACGGGTGACCCCGAGATGGTGTACACAGTCCTGCAGCATCGAGACTACCACAACACATCCATGGCCCTCGAAGGTGTACCTGAGCTGCTACACAAAATTCTTGAG GCTCCGGATTTCTATGTGCAGATGAAATGGGAGTTCACCAGCTGGG TGCCCTTGGTTTCTAGAATATGCCCCAATGATGTCTGTCGCATCTGGAAGAGTGGTGCGAAGCTGCGCGTGGACATCACTCTGCTGGGGTTTGAAAACATGAGCTGGATAAGAGGGAGACGAAGTTTCATATTTAAGGGAGGAG ACAACTGGGCAGAGCTGATGGAAGTCAACCACGATGACAGAGTGGTCACCACTGAACACTTTGATCTTTCCCAAGAAATGGAGCGCCTCACCCTGGACCTCATGAAGCCAAAAAGCAGGGAGGTTGAACGGCGGCTCACAAGCCCAGTCATCAACACCAGCCTTGACACTAAGAATATCGCCTTTGAAAG AACTAAATCCGGATTCTGGGGCTGGAGGACAGATAAAGCAGAAGTTGTTAATGGTTACGAAGCAAAG GTTTACACAGTAAACAATGTGAGTGTGATAACCAAAATACGGACAGAACACCTGacggaggaggaaaagaagagatatAAAG AGGACCGGAATCCACTGGAGTCTCTGCTGGGAACTGTGGAACATCAGTTTGGTGCTCAAGGG GACCTCACCACAGAGTGTGCCACCGTAAATAACCCCACGGCCATCACACCCGATGAGTACTTTGATGAAGACTTTGATCTGAAAGACAGGGACATTGGAAGGCCAAAAGAGCTGACGATTAGAACACAAAA GTTTAAAGCTACACTGTGGATGTGCGAAGAGTTCCCTCTCTCCCTTGTGGAGCAGGTCATTCCTATCATTGACCTCATGGCTCGAACCAGTGCTCATTTTGCAAGACTGAGAGATTTTATCAAATTGGACTTTCCTCCTGGATTCCCTGTCAAAATAG AAATCCCCTTGTTTCACGTTTTGAACGCACGGATTACATTTGGAAATGTTAATGGCTGTAGCACTGCTGAAGAGAGTCACAATGTGGAGGGGATCCAGGCCGACACAG CTTCCGAGGTCACAAACTTCGAGGTTGATCAGTCTGTGTTTGAAATCCCTGAATCCTATCATGTTCAAGACAACGGCAGGAACGTGCATCTCCAAGATGAGGACTATGAGATAATGCAGTTTGCCATCCAGCAGAGCCTGTTGGAGTCCAGCAGGAGCCAG GAACTTTCAGGACCAGCTTCAAATGGAGGGATCAGCCCCACCCACAGCTATGAAGCCCAGTATGAAAG GGCCATCCAGGAGAGCCTTCTAACCACCATGGAAGGCTCGTGCCCAGGTGCCCTCAGTGAGTCGAGCCGTTTTGATAGTGACCTGCAGCTGGCCATGGAGCTATCTGCCAAAGAGCTGGCGGAACAGGAGCTAAGGCTCCAGGAGGAAGAGGCCGAACTCCAGCAAGTCTTACGGCTGTCACTCACTGAGAAGTAG